A genome region from Streptomyces pratensis includes the following:
- a CDS encoding Mucin-2, whose amino-acid sequence MVAFYSSALDGVAANPALPTALLLRLIAFDGGGEGPPFQALHRPGLPERAVAAVLAHPVPNARVQFARSGQAEPGQRARLAADPSPEVRATVAYGPEWTHDPRKKVRPLPDAVCTRLLEDSELSVRSALLDSPHLAPSFLGSLVRHPDPAARRAALHLWDELPTDTHTALLDDPDPEVRRSAALRACTHDARLTAVLLRDPTALPQALRRGLLGRADAERLLAEGVHLAGLARNPSLPADLVDLLAVDPDDGVRLAVSLRPELTEARRAAIDFTVAPRARGDVDWVAAGIADQEVLRRAATSAHPLLRRAAARSPLLPPDLLRLLAEDTDDVVRTHLAVHHPDTPEHVLMSVYARLGGTFSAWMATGHPRFPREGLAARFADHPDGTYRQLAVRDPAAGPGLIDRLSHDPDTWTRQAAAVHPRLPLPRLLEALTLPELAYSAGANPALPPGEMALVMDEAGVPA is encoded by the coding sequence GTGGTCGCCTTCTACTCCTCCGCTCTGGACGGAGTCGCCGCCAACCCCGCCCTCCCCACGGCCCTGCTGCTGCGGCTGATCGCCTTCGACGGCGGTGGCGAAGGCCCGCCCTTCCAAGCCCTGCACCGGCCGGGACTGCCCGAGCGGGCCGTGGCGGCTGTTCTCGCCCACCCGGTACCGAACGCGCGGGTCCAGTTCGCGAGGAGCGGCCAGGCGGAGCCCGGACAGCGCGCCCGGCTAGCTGCCGACCCCTCTCCCGAGGTGCGAGCCACCGTCGCGTACGGACCCGAGTGGACACACGACCCCAGGAAGAAGGTCCGCCCGCTGCCGGACGCCGTATGCACGCGCCTCCTGGAGGACTCCGAACTCTCCGTACGGAGCGCGCTGTTGGACTCGCCTCACCTGGCCCCGTCCTTCCTCGGCTCCCTGGTCCGGCATCCCGATCCGGCCGCACGACGTGCCGCCCTGCACCTCTGGGACGAGCTACCGACGGACACGCACACCGCGCTGCTCGACGACCCGGACCCTGAGGTACGGCGGTCGGCCGCACTCCGCGCGTGTACCCATGACGCACGGCTCACGGCTGTGTTGCTCCGCGACCCGACCGCTCTGCCCCAGGCACTGCGCCGGGGGCTCCTCGGCCGCGCGGACGCCGAACGGTTGCTGGCCGAGGGCGTCCACCTGGCCGGACTCGCCAGGAATCCTTCCCTGCCGGCCGACCTCGTGGACCTGCTCGCGGTTGACCCCGACGACGGAGTGCGGCTGGCCGTCTCCCTACGGCCCGAACTGACCGAAGCCCGTCGCGCCGCGATCGACTTCACGGTGGCCCCGCGCGCACGAGGTGACGTGGACTGGGTGGCGGCCGGCATCGCGGATCAGGAGGTGCTGCGCCGGGCCGCGACCTCCGCCCACCCTCTGCTGCGCCGCGCCGCCGCTCGCAGTCCTCTGCTGCCACCTGATCTCCTGCGGCTCCTGGCGGAGGACACGGACGACGTCGTGCGCACCCACCTGGCCGTTCATCACCCCGACACCCCGGAGCACGTCCTGATGAGCGTGTACGCACGGCTCGGCGGGACGTTCTCCGCCTGGATGGCGACGGGCCACCCCCGATTCCCCCGCGAAGGGCTCGCCGCCCGCTTCGCTGACCACCCGGACGGGACCTACCGGCAGTTGGCCGTCCGCGACCCCGCCGCCGGCCCCGGTCTGATCGATCGGCTCAGCCACGACCCGGACACATGGACTCGGCAGGCGGCGGCCGTCCACCCACGGCTGCCGCTCCCCCGGCTCCTCGAGGCGCTCACCCTGCCCGAGCTGGCCTACAGCGCGGGTGCCAACCCGGCGCTCCCCCCGGGTGAGATGGCCCTGGTCATGGACGAGGCAGGGGTGCCCGCCTGA
- a CDS encoding geranylgeranyl reductase family protein: MSSENADAGREPDESSSVPQESSVWDVVVVGAGPAGASAAYAAAVAGRRVLLLEKAEIPRYKTCGGGIIGFSRDSLPPGFELPLKDRIHAVTFSLNGKLSRTRRSKRMLFGLINRPEFDAGLVEEAQKAGAELRTGVAVTRVEQHGTAVPDRRTVAVVLAGGETVLARAVVGADGSAGRIGAHVGVKLDQVDLGLEAEIPVPETVAEDWAGRVLIDWGPMPGSYGWVFPKGDTLTVGVISARGDGAGTKRYLEDFVGRLGLAGFEPTISSGHLTRCRSDDSPLSRGRVVVCGDAAGLLEPWTREGISFALRSGRLAGEWAVRIAESHDAVDARRQALNYAFAIKAGLGVEMSVGRRMLKLFERRPGLLHAVLTGFRPAWNAFAGVTRGTTSLAELVRSHPLAQRALHVMDRRETDRVSSRP, translated from the coding sequence GTGAGCAGCGAGAACGCAGACGCCGGACGTGAGCCGGATGAGTCGTCGTCGGTACCGCAGGAGTCCTCGGTATGGGACGTCGTCGTGGTCGGCGCGGGACCGGCCGGAGCCTCCGCGGCGTACGCGGCAGCCGTCGCAGGCCGCCGGGTGCTGTTGCTGGAGAAGGCGGAGATCCCCCGCTACAAGACGTGCGGCGGCGGGATCATCGGGTTCTCGCGGGACTCCCTGCCCCCCGGATTCGAACTGCCCCTGAAGGACCGGATCCACGCGGTCACCTTCTCGCTCAACGGGAAGCTGTCGCGCACCCGCAGGTCGAAGCGCATGCTCTTCGGGCTCATCAACCGGCCGGAGTTCGACGCCGGGCTGGTGGAGGAGGCCCAGAAGGCGGGCGCCGAGCTGCGCACGGGTGTGGCGGTGACGCGGGTGGAGCAGCACGGCACCGCTGTGCCCGACCGGCGTACGGTCGCCGTGGTGCTGGCAGGCGGTGAGACGGTGCTCGCCCGGGCCGTCGTCGGCGCGGACGGCAGCGCGGGCCGCATAGGGGCTCATGTCGGGGTGAAGCTCGATCAGGTGGATCTCGGGCTCGAGGCAGAGATCCCCGTCCCGGAGACGGTCGCCGAGGACTGGGCGGGACGGGTGCTCATCGACTGGGGCCCGATGCCCGGGAGTTACGGCTGGGTGTTCCCCAAGGGCGACACCCTGACCGTCGGTGTGATCTCGGCCCGCGGTGACGGTGCGGGGACCAAGCGCTATCTGGAGGACTTCGTCGGGCGGCTGGGCCTTGCCGGATTCGAGCCGACCATCTCCTCCGGCCATCTCACCCGGTGCCGCAGCGACGACTCCCCGCTCTCCCGTGGGCGGGTGGTGGTCTGCGGCGACGCTGCGGGGCTGCTGGAACCCTGGACCAGGGAAGGCATCTCCTTCGCTCTGCGGTCCGGGCGGCTCGCGGGTGAATGGGCGGTACGGATCGCGGAATCGCACGACGCGGTCGACGCACGGCGTCAGGCGCTGAACTACGCGTTCGCGATCAAGGCGGGTCTGGGCGTCGAGATGAGTGTCGGACGCCGCATGCTCAAGCTGTTCGAGCGGCGCCCCGGGCTCCTGCACGCGGTTCTGACGGGCTTCCGCCCTGCCTGGAACGCGTTCGCGGGCGTCACCCGGGGGACGACGTCGCTGGCCGAGCTGGTCCGTTCGCACCCGCTGGCGCAGCGGGCGCTGCATGTGATGGACCGCCGGGAAACGGACCGGGTCAGCTCTCGACCGTGA
- a CDS encoding NUDIX domain-containing protein, which translates to MIVWINGAFSAGKTSAACELIDLIPNSTFYDPELIGGGLRRLLPQKKLAEVTDFQDLPIWRRLVVDTAAALLAELPGVLVVPMTLLRQDYRDEIFGGLASRRIPVRHVLLSPEETILRKRIAEREEFADDPEHSERIRQWAYANIEPYRAALGWITADAHTIDTTALTPYETAGRIAEALRTGAAGECGIVQTPEPRAETVASGVLLFDEQDRVLLVDPTYKPGWEFPGGVVEPGEAPAQAGIREVAEELGLHLDTVPELLVVDWEAPKPPAYGGLRFLFDGGRLHGEEAAQLSLPGSELRGWRFATEEEAADMLPPTRFERLRWALRARERSTVLNLEAGVPVDGR; encoded by the coding sequence GTGATCGTCTGGATCAACGGTGCGTTCAGTGCGGGCAAGACCAGCGCCGCGTGCGAACTGATCGATCTGATCCCGAACAGCACCTTCTACGACCCCGAACTGATCGGCGGGGGACTGCGCCGACTGCTGCCCCAGAAGAAGCTCGCCGAGGTGACCGACTTCCAGGACCTGCCGATATGGCGGCGCCTGGTGGTCGACACGGCCGCCGCTCTGCTCGCGGAACTCCCCGGGGTGCTGGTGGTGCCTATGACACTGCTGAGGCAGGACTACCGCGACGAGATCTTCGGCGGGCTCGCCTCCCGGCGCATACCCGTCCGCCACGTACTGCTCTCACCTGAGGAAACGATCCTGCGGAAACGGATCGCCGAGCGCGAGGAGTTTGCCGACGACCCCGAGCACAGCGAGCGGATCCGCCAGTGGGCGTACGCGAACATCGAGCCCTACCGGGCCGCGCTCGGGTGGATCACCGCTGACGCGCACACGATCGACACCACCGCCCTCACCCCGTACGAGACGGCCGGGCGGATCGCGGAAGCACTGCGGACCGGTGCGGCCGGGGAATGCGGGATCGTCCAGACCCCCGAGCCGCGCGCGGAGACCGTCGCGTCGGGGGTGCTGCTCTTCGACGAGCAGGACCGTGTGCTGCTCGTCGACCCCACCTACAAGCCGGGCTGGGAGTTCCCCGGCGGTGTGGTGGAGCCTGGGGAGGCACCGGCGCAGGCGGGGATACGGGAGGTCGCCGAGGAACTCGGGCTGCATCTGGACACGGTGCCGGAACTCCTGGTGGTCGACTGGGAGGCGCCGAAGCCGCCCGCGTACGGAGGGCTGCGCTTCCTTTTCGACGGTGGCCGGCTGCACGGTGAGGAGGCCGCACAGCTGTCGCTGCCGGGCTCGGAGCTGCGAGGCTGGCGGTTCGCCACGGAGGAGGAGGCGGCCGACATGCTCCCGCCGACCCGGTTCGAGCGGCTCCGCTGGGCACTGCGCGCCCGCGAGCGGTCCACCGTGCTGAATCTGGAGGCCGGGGTACCCGTGGACGGCCGGTGA
- a CDS encoding LacI family DNA-binding transcriptional regulator gives MKDVAARAGVGLKTVSRVVNGEPGVTPDTERRVQEAIEALGFRRNDSARVLRKGRTASIGLVLEDLADPFYGPLSRAVEEVARAHGALLINGSSAEDPEREQELVLALCARRVDGLIVIPAGDDHRYLEPEMKAGIATVFVDRPAGRVDADMVLSDSFGGARAGVAHLVAHGHRRIGFIGDQPRIHTATERLRGYHTALADAGIAVEDPWVSLGPTDPARVREAAEAMLTGPEPVTALFAGNNRVTVTAVRVLAECDRRIALVGFDDIELADLLGITVISQDAAAVGRTAAEHLFRRLDGAAHPPARVELPTRLIPRGSGELPPA, from the coding sequence ATGAAGGACGTGGCAGCCCGTGCCGGAGTTGGGCTCAAGACGGTCTCACGCGTGGTGAACGGCGAACCCGGGGTCACCCCCGACACCGAGCGCCGCGTCCAGGAGGCCATCGAGGCGCTCGGCTTCCGCCGTAACGACAGCGCGCGAGTCCTGCGCAAGGGCCGCACCGCGTCCATCGGGCTGGTGCTGGAGGATCTCGCGGACCCGTTCTACGGCCCGCTGAGCCGCGCGGTGGAGGAAGTGGCCCGTGCCCACGGCGCGCTGCTGATCAACGGCTCCAGCGCCGAGGACCCGGAGCGCGAGCAGGAACTCGTCCTCGCACTCTGCGCCCGCCGGGTGGACGGTCTCATCGTGATCCCGGCAGGCGACGACCACCGCTATCTGGAGCCCGAGATGAAGGCGGGCATCGCCACGGTGTTCGTCGACCGTCCGGCGGGCCGGGTCGACGCGGACATGGTCCTGTCGGACAGCTTCGGCGGAGCACGCGCGGGCGTCGCCCACCTCGTCGCGCACGGTCACCGCAGGATCGGCTTCATCGGCGACCAGCCGCGCATCCACACGGCCACGGAACGACTGCGCGGGTACCACACCGCCCTCGCCGACGCGGGGATCGCGGTCGAGGATCCCTGGGTCTCCTTGGGGCCGACCGATCCGGCCCGGGTCCGGGAGGCCGCCGAGGCCATGCTGACCGGCCCCGAGCCGGTGACCGCGCTCTTCGCGGGCAACAACCGGGTGACGGTCACCGCCGTCCGCGTCCTCGCCGAGTGCGACCGGCGGATCGCCCTGGTCGGCTTCGACGACATCGAGCTGGCGGACCTGCTCGGCATCACGGTGATCTCGCAGGACGCCGCCGCGGTCGGGCGTACGGCGGCGGAGCATCTGTTCCGCCGCCTCGACGGCGCCGCCCATCCTCCGGCCAGGGTGGAGCTCCCGACCCGGCTCATCCCGCGCGGCTCGGGAGAACTCCCGCCTGCGTGA
- a CDS encoding dipeptidase: MTARPISETVASLMPRAKAELAELVAFRSVADPAQFPRSECEAAADWVADALRAEDFQDVALLDTPDGTRSVYGHLPGPAGAPTVLLYAHYDVQPPLDESAWISPPFELTERDGRWFGRGAADCKGGFLMHLLALRALKANGGVPVSVKVIVEGSEEQGTGGLEQYAEAHPELLAADTIVIGDTGNFRVGLPTVTATLRGMTMLRVQLDTLEGNLHSGQFGGAAPDALAAMIQLLASLRAEDGTTTVDGLTTGEEWDGLQYPEGEFRTDAKVLDGVGLIGTGTVADRIWARPAITVVGIDCPPVVGATPSLQASARAQISLRVPPGQDAVEATKLLTAHLESHTPWGARVSVEQVGQGQPFRADITSPAYTSMAEAMRLAYPGEEMQSSGMGGSIPLCNTLAALYPQAEILLIGLSEPEAQIHAVNESVSPEELERLSVAEALFLRNYAESKKG; this comes from the coding sequence ATGACCGCCCGTCCGATTTCCGAGACCGTCGCCTCGCTGATGCCCCGCGCGAAGGCGGAGCTCGCCGAGCTGGTGGCTTTCCGGTCGGTGGCGGACCCCGCTCAGTTCCCCAGGAGCGAGTGCGAGGCCGCGGCCGACTGGGTCGCCGACGCCCTTCGTGCCGAGGACTTCCAGGACGTCGCCCTGCTCGACACCCCCGACGGGACCCGGTCGGTGTACGGCCACCTGCCCGGCCCGGCCGGCGCTCCCACAGTGCTGCTCTACGCGCACTACGACGTGCAGCCCCCGCTGGACGAGTCCGCATGGATCTCCCCGCCGTTCGAGCTGACCGAGCGCGACGGCCGCTGGTTCGGCCGGGGAGCCGCGGACTGCAAGGGCGGGTTCCTCATGCATCTCCTCGCACTGCGCGCCCTCAAGGCGAACGGCGGCGTCCCGGTCTCCGTCAAGGTGATCGTGGAGGGCTCGGAGGAGCAGGGGACGGGCGGCCTCGAACAGTACGCCGAGGCGCATCCGGAGCTGCTGGCCGCCGACACCATCGTCATCGGTGACACCGGCAACTTCCGCGTCGGACTGCCCACCGTCACGGCCACCCTCCGGGGTATGACCATGCTGCGGGTGCAGCTGGACACCCTCGAAGGGAACCTGCACTCGGGGCAGTTCGGCGGCGCGGCCCCGGACGCGCTGGCCGCGATGATCCAGCTGCTGGCATCCCTGCGGGCCGAGGACGGCACGACGACGGTCGACGGGCTCACGACCGGCGAGGAGTGGGACGGGCTGCAGTACCCGGAGGGCGAGTTCCGCACGGACGCCAAGGTGCTCGACGGCGTGGGGCTGATCGGCACGGGAACGGTCGCGGACCGCATCTGGGCGCGGCCCGCGATCACCGTCGTGGGCATCGACTGCCCGCCCGTGGTCGGCGCGACCCCGTCGCTCCAGGCGAGCGCCAGGGCGCAGATCAGCCTGCGGGTGCCGCCGGGCCAGGACGCCGTCGAGGCCACGAAGCTGCTGACCGCCCACCTCGAGTCGCACACCCCCTGGGGCGCTCGGGTCTCCGTCGAACAGGTCGGCCAGGGGCAGCCGTTCCGCGCCGACATCACCAGCCCCGCCTACACGTCGATGGCCGAGGCCATGCGGCTCGCCTACCCCGGTGAGGAGATGCAGTCCTCCGGCATGGGCGGCTCCATCCCGCTGTGCAACACCCTGGCCGCCCTGTACCCGCAGGCGGAGATCCTGCTCATCGGGCTGAGCGAGCCCGAGGCCCAGATCCACGCGGTGAACGAGAGCGTGTCCCCCGAGGAGCTCGAACGGCTCTCGGTCGCCGAGGCTCTGTTCCTGCGGAACTACGCGGAGTCGAAGAAGGGCTGA
- a CDS encoding TetR/AcrR family transcriptional regulator, translated as MSTIRGARERARIEVTAAIKDEARKQLAAEGAAKLSLRAVARELGMVSSALYRYFPSRDDLLTALIVDAYDAVGEAAEAARAKAGEQPGGHPARWVAVASAVRDWALAHPHEYALIYGSPVPGYTAPQDTVGPASRVGQAFIGVVRDAHHAEGLAVPPLAAELRPEAERMAADLAGDLPPAVVVALVSAWAQLFGLVSFELFGQFNRVVEAREQVFRHAVHELGRAVGLLDGRSAGAGGTRV; from the coding sequence ATGAGCACCATTCGAGGAGCCAGAGAACGCGCCCGCATCGAAGTGACGGCGGCCATCAAGGACGAGGCCAGGAAGCAGCTCGCCGCCGAGGGGGCCGCGAAGCTCTCCCTGCGTGCCGTCGCGCGTGAACTCGGCATGGTGTCCTCGGCGCTCTACCGTTACTTCCCCAGCCGCGACGATCTGCTGACCGCACTCATCGTCGATGCCTACGACGCGGTGGGCGAAGCCGCGGAAGCGGCCCGTGCGAAGGCCGGTGAGCAGCCGGGTGGCCACCCCGCCCGCTGGGTGGCGGTCGCATCCGCCGTACGGGACTGGGCTCTCGCCCACCCACATGAGTACGCGCTGATCTACGGTTCACCGGTCCCCGGTTACACCGCTCCGCAGGACACCGTGGGTCCCGCCTCCCGTGTGGGTCAGGCATTCATCGGCGTGGTGCGCGACGCCCACCACGCCGAGGGGCTCGCCGTCCCCCCGTTGGCAGCCGAACTGCGTCCCGAGGCCGAACGCATGGCGGCCGACCTGGCCGGCGATCTCCCGCCGGCTGTGGTGGTGGCCCTGGTCTCCGCGTGGGCGCAGCTCTTCGGGCTTGTCTCCTTCGAGCTGTTCGGCCAGTTCAACCGGGTCGTCGAGGCGCGCGAACAGGTCTTCCGGCACGCCGTTCACGAACTGGGGCGCGCGGTGGGGCTGCTGGACGGCCGGTCAGCAGGGGCCGGCGGCACGAGGGTCTGA
- a CDS encoding MBL fold metallo-hydrolase, translating into MDCVEVLPQLHMFRFPIGRAYLWRDGTELTLIDAGDVNAAAAIEDGVGGLGQDPAGIRRIVLTHGHRDHYGAAQELADRYGAEIMAHRLDAPAVRGEGSVPDPVLHDWERPLYDRALTVPEAPPTRVDRELVDGDRLPFGGGARVVHSPGHTPGSIGIHLPRHDVLFTGDAVAGVGGVMLGVFNTDHVQAEASFRRLAALGPAVACFGHGDPLTIDATSAGSPDRGGLRRGAGGDHRLPS; encoded by the coding sequence ATGGACTGTGTCGAGGTACTCCCGCAACTGCACATGTTCCGATTCCCGATCGGCCGGGCGTACCTCTGGCGTGACGGCACGGAGCTGACCCTGATCGACGCGGGTGATGTCAACGCGGCGGCCGCCATAGAGGACGGTGTGGGCGGGCTCGGTCAGGACCCGGCCGGGATCCGGCGGATCGTCCTCACCCACGGCCATCGCGACCACTACGGCGCCGCGCAGGAGCTCGCGGACAGATACGGAGCCGAGATCATGGCGCACCGGCTGGACGCACCGGCCGTCCGGGGTGAGGGGAGCGTTCCCGATCCCGTCCTGCACGACTGGGAACGGCCCCTGTACGACCGTGCGCTGACGGTCCCCGAAGCACCGCCCACCCGGGTCGACCGCGAACTGGTGGACGGCGACCGACTCCCGTTCGGGGGCGGTGCCCGGGTGGTGCACAGCCCCGGGCACACCCCCGGCTCCATCGGCATCCACCTGCCCCGCCACGACGTGCTGTTCACCGGGGACGCCGTGGCGGGCGTGGGCGGGGTGATGCTGGGAGTGTTCAACACCGACCACGTGCAGGCCGAGGCGTCCTTCCGCCGCCTGGCTGCGCTCGGTCCCGCCGTCGCCTGCTTCGGACACGGTGATCCGCTGACCATCGACGCCACGTCGGCCGGTTCGCCGGACCGTGGAGGGCTCCGGCGGGGAGCCGGCGGCGATCACCGACTGCCGAGTTGA
- a CDS encoding ROK family protein — protein MHTDLVAALDIGGTKIAGALVDGGGSLLVRAQRPTPAQDGAEAVMGAVRDVLAELTASPLWHRAQAVGIGSAGPVDASAGTVSPVNVPGWRGFPLVDRVAAVTGGLPVTLVGDGVAMTAAEHWLGAARGYDNALCLVVSTGVGGGLVLGGKLHPGPSGNAGHIGHISVDLDGDLCPCGARGCVERLASGPNIARRALENGWRPGPDGDATAAAVAAAARAGDPVAAASFERAAQALAAGIAATATLTDIDIAVIGGGVAGAGEVLFAPLRRSLRDYATLSFVQDLTVTSAVMGTDAGLVGAAAAASTVRATASNGVRAVAAP, from the coding sequence ATGCATACCGACCTCGTCGCCGCGCTCGACATCGGCGGTACCAAGATCGCCGGGGCGTTGGTGGACGGCGGCGGATCCCTTCTCGTGCGGGCGCAGCGCCCCACGCCGGCCCAGGACGGCGCCGAGGCCGTGATGGGCGCCGTGAGGGACGTCCTGGCCGAGCTGACAGCCTCTCCGCTGTGGCACCGGGCGCAAGCGGTCGGCATCGGCAGCGCGGGACCCGTGGACGCCTCGGCCGGCACGGTCAGCCCTGTCAACGTCCCCGGCTGGCGCGGGTTTCCGCTGGTGGACCGGGTGGCCGCCGTGACCGGCGGGCTGCCGGTCACCCTCGTCGGTGACGGAGTCGCGATGACGGCGGCCGAGCACTGGCTGGGCGCCGCCCGGGGGTATGACAACGCGCTGTGCCTGGTCGTCTCCACCGGCGTCGGCGGCGGCCTGGTACTCGGCGGAAAGCTGCACCCCGGCCCCTCGGGCAACGCCGGTCACATCGGTCACATCAGCGTCGACCTGGACGGGGATCTCTGCCCCTGCGGCGCGCGCGGCTGCGTGGAACGCCTCGCCAGCGGACCGAACATCGCCAGGCGAGCTCTGGAGAACGGATGGCGCCCCGGCCCGGACGGCGATGCGACGGCCGCCGCCGTGGCCGCGGCCGCGCGGGCCGGAGACCCGGTCGCGGCCGCCTCCTTCGAGCGGGCCGCCCAGGCGCTCGCCGCAGGGATCGCCGCCACCGCCACTCTGACCGACATCGACATCGCCGTGATCGGAGGGGGAGTCGCCGGTGCGGGCGAGGTGCTCTTCGCCCCGCTGCGCAGGTCACTGCGCGACTACGCCACGCTCTCCTTCGTCCAGGACCTGACCGTCACCTCCGCGGTGATGGGTACCGACGCGGGCCTGGTCGGCGCGGCGGCCGCGGCCTCGACGGTCCGTGCCACCGCCTCGAACGGTGTGCGGGCCGTAGCCGCTCCGTAG
- a CDS encoding nitroreductase/quinone reductase family protein, with the protein MSQQPYYLQANAFAQKMNSVIGWLARHGISLLGSAEMSVRGRKSGRMQRIPVNPHHHDGIQYLVSARGHSQWVRNMRVAGGGELKVGRKVRTFTAVEIADDEQKVRIVRAYLKRWGWEVNQYFQGITVRSTDAELLAACPDHPVFRITVES; encoded by the coding sequence GTGTCGCAGCAGCCCTACTACCTCCAGGCCAACGCCTTCGCGCAGAAGATGAACAGCGTCATCGGCTGGCTCGCACGCCACGGCATCAGCCTCCTCGGCTCGGCCGAGATGTCGGTGCGGGGCCGCAAGAGCGGCCGGATGCAGCGCATCCCCGTGAATCCCCACCACCACGACGGCATCCAGTACCTGGTCTCCGCCCGAGGCCACTCACAGTGGGTGCGCAACATGCGCGTGGCCGGTGGCGGAGAGCTGAAGGTGGGCCGGAAGGTCCGCACATTCACCGCTGTGGAGATCGCGGACGACGAGCAGAAGGTGCGGATCGTCCGCGCCTACCTGAAGCGCTGGGGCTGGGAGGTCAACCAGTACTTCCAGGGCATCACCGTGAGGTCGACCGACGCCGAGCTCCTCGCCGCGTGCCCTGACCACCCCGTCTTCCGGATCACGGTCGAGAGCTGA